The sequence GTGCGGGCCGCCTCCCCACAGGACGACGGCCTTGGTCGCCTTGCGGCAGGCTTGAAGCTCGTACGACCAGAGCTCGCGGGACATGTAGTGCTGCCCGGAATGCAGACCTTGGAACTGAGGCCACAGGTACGGGTACACGGGTTTGCCGGGGGCGAGCTGCTTGGCCTCGGCGAGAGCATGATCGAGCCTGTGCTGCCAACGGGCCTTGCTGTCCGTCGAGTTCGTGTAAAGACTGGGGAAGAGCACATCCTCACGCGCCGAGATGGCACGACCCAACGGGTAGTACCTGCGCTGGGTGTTGCCGAGCAGATCCCAAAAGCCGATCTGCTTGTGCGGGGCGACTTCACGCGTCCACTTCAGCAGGGTCGACAGTTTCCGGAAGCGGCGCTGGGCTACCTGCGGCGTGCCGGTGAGGTAGAGGGTCTCGTAGTCGAGCACGAGCGGCCCGGGGTTGGCCAAGTGCTGCCGCACGAGCTTCTGGTAGGCATCCTTGGGGGGCAGGACCAGTTCGGAGGTGGGACGGCCATCGGGGTGGTGGTGGCGCGTGGGCTGCCCCGAGAGGGCCGCCACCCGACCTTCGTAGATGATGTCGGCCTTGACCGCGCCGTACCGCGCCGGATCGAGGTGGGCGTAGAACGTCGTGTCGTAGACGGTGAATTGGTGCGGGGCAGCAGCATGCGTAGAAGGCGGGGATGCCTGCGAGGGAGCGGCCGATGCTACTTGTTGGCACGCGGTCAACATCAGCATGCCCATGACAGCTGCAAAAAGACGGCGCACGACCCGAGGCCACCTCTCTCCTTTGTGGGACGTTACAAGAAGATTGACGCTCTTCGTCCCGAGCATGCGGTCTCCGTCCGATAGCGGCTGGTTGTGGCGGTGCGCAGATCGTTCCGGCTGACTCCGGCCTCGAACCGGTGGGCCGGCGCGGGCGACGCTAGGGCGAGATCTTGTGGATTTGGTGTGGACGGCGCGCGAGGTGAGAGGACGGGCCGCGACGCCGTCACGGAACAGCTTGATGCCCGCCACTCCGCCCTCGGCGCGGCGCGAACTCCACGGCTTTCGTCGGCGCCGGCACCGCGCCCCCGCACCGCCGACCAGCGCTGCCCCGACGGCCGGCCGCCCCGCACCCTCACCGCACGCTCCCAGGAATACCCCCCGGGGTACCCCTGTTAGAGTGAAGGACAGATACCCCCCGGGGTACACCGTTTCTTGTGAAGGAGCCGCAGACGTGTTCTTCGTCGACACTCTGGAGTCCGCGGGCCTGGGCAATCGCAGCTATCTGGCCGGTGGCGCCCGTAGCGCGGTCGTCGTCGACCCGCCGCGGGACATCGACCGGGTGATCGCCGCCGCGGCGCGGCGCGGGGTGCGGATCGCCTACGTGGCCGAGACCCACCTGCACAACGACTACGTCAGCGGCGGTCTGGAGCTGGCCCGTCTCACCGGCGCGGCCTACCTGGTGCCGACCGCGGCCCGTGTGTCCTTCGCCCGTACCTCCGTCGCCGACGGTGACACCGTCGGCGTGGAGAAGGGCCTGGTGCTGCGGGCGATCGCCACCCCGGGTCACACCCCGCACCACACCTCCTACGTCCTGGAGGCGTGCGGGCGGGGGGTGGCGGCGTTCACCGGTGGGTCGCTGCTGATCGGTTCGGTGGGCCGCCCGGACCTGGTGGAGCCACGGCTGACCGAGCAGCTGGCCCGCGCCCAGCATGCCTCCGCCCATCGCCTGGTGGCCGAGCTGGACGACGCCGTACCGGTGCTGCCCACGCACGGGTTCGGCAGCTTCTGCTCCTCGTCCCAGGCCGAGGGGGATGCGACCACGATCGGCCGGGAACGCGCCACCAACGACGCGCTCACCCTGGACGTGGACACGTTCGTCGCGCGGATGACGGCCCAACTGGAGGACGTGCCCGCCTACTACGCGCACATGGGCCCGGCCAACGCCGTCGGCCCCGCACCCATCGACCTGACCCCGCCGGAGCCGGCCGACGCCGAGCAGATCGCCCAGCGGCTGGCGGCGGGCGAGTGGGTGGTGGATCTGCGCAACCGGGTCGCCTTCGCCGAAGGGCATGTGGCCGGGTCGTTCAACTTCGAGGGGGAGGGCAAGCTCGCCACCTATCTGGCCTGGCTGATCCCCTGGGGCAAGCCCGTCACTCTGCTCGCCGACACCCCCCAGCAGATCAGCGACGCGCAGCGCGAGCTGGCGCGGGTCGGCATCGACCGCCCGGCCGCCGCCACCGGCGACCCGGTCGCCTGGGTCCGCGAGGGCGAGCGGCTCGCCTCCTTCCCCCGCGCCCGCTTCGCCGACCTCGCCGGGGTGCGCGAGCGCGGCGAGGAAGTGGTGGTGCTGGACGTGCGCCGCGATTCCGAGCGCGCGCACGGCTTCGTCGAGGGCTCGGTGCACATCCCGATCCACGAGTTGCACGGCCGGATCGGCGAGGTGCCGGGCGGCACCGTGTGGGTGCACTGTGCGGGCGGGATGCGCGCGGCGATCGCCGCCTCCCTGCTGGACGCCACCGGACGGGACGTGGTCGCCGTCGACGACGGCTTCGACGCCGCCACGGCTGCGGGCCTGGTCCTCACCCGCTCCTGATCCATCCGCTCATCCCAGCAAGGGCACGTCATGTTCCTTTTCCGACGCGGCACGGGCCGCCGCACCCCCGAGCAGGCCCGCACCGGCACCAGTGACGGCACCGCGGTGCCGTGCGATGTCCGCGAGGTGCCGCAGCGGCAGGCCGGGCCGCCGGTCGTCGACGAGCGCGGGCAAAGCGGGCGGATAGCGTGAGCGCCCTGATTCTGGCCCTGGTCGCGGGAGCCGTGGTCGGCCTGGCGCTCGGTGCGCTCGGCGGCGGTGGCAGCGTTCTGGCCGTTCCGGCGCTGATCTACCTGCTCGGTTTCACCCCCGCCGCGGCCACCACCTCCAGCCTGATCATCGTCACCGCCACCTCCCTGACCGCCTTGTACGCACACGCTCGCGCCGGGCACGTCCGGTGGAAGGCCGGAGCGGCGTTCGCCGCCGCCGGACTCGTGCCGGCGGCCCTCGCCGGGGCCGCCTCCGCCCGCCTGCCCCAGGCCGTCCTCACCCTCGCCTTCGCGGTGATCGCCGCCCTGGCCGCGGTCAGGATGCTGCGTCCGGCCGGCCCGGTCAGTGCCGGAAGCAGCACGGTACGGCCGGGCAAGGCGGCCGGAGCCGGCGCGGGACTGGGTGCGCTGACCGGACTGCTGGGCGTGGGCGGCGGCTTCCTCGCCGTGCCGGCCCTGGTGACCGTGCTGGCCTTCGAGATGCCGGCCGCCGTCGGCACCAGCCTGCTGGTCATCACGACCAACTCGCTGGCCTCGCTCGCCACCCGCTCCGGTGCCGCCGCCTCCCTGGACTGGGCGGTGATCGGGCCCTTCGTCGCCGCCGCGGTCCTGGGAGCCTGGGACGGCAAACGCCTGGCCTCGAAGGTCTCCGGATCCCGCCTGCAGCGCATCTTTGCGATGGTCCTGCTGGCCGTGGCCGCCTTCATGCTCATCGACGCCCTGACGTGATGCCCAGCTCAGGCCAGCGACAGAAACAGCTTCTCCAGACGGGCACGCATCTGCTCGCGGTCACCGGGCGCCTGCCCGCCGTCGGCCATGCAGTGCTGAAGCCCCGTCGCGATGATCGCGAACCCGGCCCGGTCCAGTGCCCGGGAGACCGCCGCGAGCTGCGTGATCACATCCTCGCAGTCCCGACCCTCCTCGATCATCCTGATGATCCCCGCGATCTGCCCCTGCGCCCGGCGCAGCCGGTTGAGCACGCTCTTGAGCTCATCCGCCGCCATCTCCAGCTCCACGCTTCCTCCTCCACAGATACCCCGCAGGGTATTCTAGTCCGTTCGGGACGCCCGGACGGAGAAACGAAAGGGAACCCCACGCACATGAACACCCCCGCCTCCCTCCACCCCGTCCAGGCCGCCGAGGACCTGAGCGCCTACACCGTCATCGACGTGCGCACCCCCGGCGAATTCGCCGCCGGCCACCTGCCCGGCGCCCACAACGTCCCCCTCGACCACCTCGGTGCCGCCCTGCCCGCCCTCAAGGCGGCAGCCGCCCGCCGCACGCTGCTGATGGTGTGCGCCTCCGGCAACCGCTCCGCCGCAGCCTGCGCACAGCTCGCCGACGCCGACATCCCCGCCACCACCCTCACCGGCGGCACCACCGCCTGGATCCAGCAGGGCCACCGGGTCGACCGCGACACCACCGCCAAGGCCACCTGGCCCATGGAACGCCAGGTCCGCCTCGCAGCCGGCTCCCTCATCGTCGCCGGCCTCGCGCTCGGCACCCTCTACCCGCCCGCCCGCTGGCTGTCCGCCGCCATCGGAGGCGGCCTGGTCTTCTCCGCCGTCACCAACACCTGCGGCATGGCCGCGGTGCTGGCCAAACTCCCCTACAACCGGCCCCGCACCGCCGACCTCGATGCCACCCTGCAGGCCCTCGGACGGTGACCACGCACGGCCGTGGCCACCCCGCCCGCACAGGCGGGCATCCGCGAGCCAAGGCATCGATCCCGCGCCTCGTCAAAGGGCGATCCCAGTCCCATCATCTGAACCGGGGGTGACGGGCGGATCCGCCTCGGGAAATGAGCGGCGGGCTCCCCCTGGTACGCGGTACGGTGCGCCGATGTCAGCGATCAAGAAGTTCCAAGTCACCTTTGACTGCGCAGAACCGGAGCGCCTCGCTCGCTTCTGGTGCGAAGTGTTGGGGTACGTCATGCCGCCGCCACCGGAGGGGTTCACCACCTGGGACGATTTCAACCGCACCCTGCCTCCTGAGAAGCAGGGAGCATGGTCTGCCTGCAGTGATCCCTCAGGAGTGGGCCCGCGCCTGTACTTCCAGCGCGTCCCCGAAGGCAAGATAGTTAAGAATCGGGTGCATCTCGACGTCCGGGTCGGCACCGGGCTCGTGGGGGACGAGCGCCTCGCCACGCTCGAAGCCGAGTGCGCACGACTGGTGGCGCTCGGTGCGACCCACGTGCAAACGCTGTATGCCGACGGGGAAAACGAGTCGTGCATCCCGATGCTGGACATCGAGGGCAACGAGTTCTGTATCGACTGAGCGCTCTCCGAGCCCGGGAGCTGCAACCCTTTCCTTCCTGGACGCGTCCGAGTCAGCAGACCCAATTGGCCGCTGGGTGACTGAGATGGGGGAGCAGTGTCCGATATCGAGATGCGGTTGGCTCAGGAGCGCAGGTTCGTCGAGCGCAGGATCGAGGCGCTGCGGGAGGCGATCGAGCAGGGCCGGGCGAAGCCTGGCGATGCGGGCCGCCTGGCGACGGCCATGTACGAGCTCAAGTCAATGGTGCTGAGCCCGGTCACCGACGAGGAGTTGCTCGAGACCGTGCGCTGGGCGCACGCCGCCGACCCCAGCGACCCGAAGCCTCTGGAGGTCCTGGTCGGGGCGCTCTGCGTGGCACGGGTGAGGGCCGGGGACTCCCGGTGGGACGCTGAATTGGACGCAGCTACACGAGAGTTGGAGGTGCGGGCGCCCGACGCACCCGTTCTGGACCTGGTCCGCCGGGCACGGAGCGATCTTCAGTCACTGCTGGAAGACAATCGCCCGCGGCGCGGGGAGCGCGGTGCGTGAAAGACCCCGCCGAGCGTCTGGTCGACGAACTCCTCGCCGCCTCGTCGCTGCGCCAGGCGGAGTCCCTGCTCTTCGACAACGCTGGCGTGTGCGCGTGGGACAAACTCTGGGGGGCGCTCCTGCTCCGCAGGGACCGGCTCCGTGCGGCCGGGCGCCCAGCCGCCGAGCAGGCCGCCCTCCAGGTAGTGCGGCTGGTGGAGGAGAGCCGGGGCAGCTGGGAACTCCTCGCGCACCGGCGCAGGCAGCGCTCCCGGATCGACGAGGTCTTCCCGGTCGCGCCCACGAAACCGCGCATGGTCCTGGAACAGATAGTGCTGGAACACCTCGACCGCGGTGACCTCGAGGCCGCGCTCGCCAGTGCCCGGAAAACGGACGCCCTGCCCTGCACGGACCGGGACGAGCAGGCCCGCATCGCCGAGGTGCGGGTGCATCTCGCCTATGCGCTCCAACGTGTGCACCGCAACCGCGAGGCGCTGGATATCTTGGAGTCCGTCGACGCCGACCCGGAGGGCCCGTGCCTGCTGCCGCACGGCGGCCCGGCCTACCTTGCCGCCGGTCATCTCCACCTCAAGCGCGGATCGTTGTACCAGAGCCTCGGGCTGCACGGCCGCGCGCGGCACGCCTTCGCGCGTGCCTGCCAACTGGCCGAGCCGATCGGCAACGATCTGGTGGAGGCACTCGCTCGGACGGGGCTGGCCGATGCCTTCTCCGCAGTGGGCCGGCACCGCGACGCAGTGCGCGAACACCGCCGGGTCATCGACCTCATCCAGACCCGGCGTCCCGATGAGGACGTGGCGCTGGCCCACGCGCTGAACCACCTCGGTGAGGCTCTGCGCATGGCCGGCGACGCAGCGGGGGCCCGCTCCTGCCACCAGCGCGCGCTGGAGCTGGTGGGTG is a genomic window of Streptomyces gilvosporeus containing:
- a CDS encoding MBL fold metallo-hydrolase; its protein translation is MFFVDTLESAGLGNRSYLAGGARSAVVVDPPRDIDRVIAAAARRGVRIAYVAETHLHNDYVSGGLELARLTGAAYLVPTAARVSFARTSVADGDTVGVEKGLVLRAIATPGHTPHHTSYVLEACGRGVAAFTGGSLLIGSVGRPDLVEPRLTEQLARAQHASAHRLVAELDDAVPVLPTHGFGSFCSSSQAEGDATTIGRERATNDALTLDVDTFVARMTAQLEDVPAYYAHMGPANAVGPAPIDLTPPEPADAEQIAQRLAAGEWVVDLRNRVAFAEGHVAGSFNFEGEGKLATYLAWLIPWGKPVTLLADTPQQISDAQRELARVGIDRPAAATGDPVAWVREGERLASFPRARFADLAGVRERGEEVVVLDVRRDSERAHGFVEGSVHIPIHELHGRIGEVPGGTVWVHCAGGMRAAIAASLLDATGRDVVAVDDGFDAATAAGLVLTRS
- a CDS encoding sulfite exporter TauE/SafE family protein yields the protein MSALILALVAGAVVGLALGALGGGGSVLAVPALIYLLGFTPAAATTSSLIIVTATSLTALYAHARAGHVRWKAGAAFAAAGLVPAALAGAASARLPQAVLTLAFAVIAALAAVRMLRPAGPVSAGSSTVRPGKAAGAGAGLGALTGLLGVGGGFLAVPALVTVLAFEMPAAVGTSLLVITTNSLASLATRSGAAASLDWAVIGPFVAAAVLGAWDGKRLASKVSGSRLQRIFAMVLLAVAAFMLIDALT
- a CDS encoding metal-sensitive transcriptional regulator, with protein sequence MELEMAADELKSVLNRLRRAQGQIAGIIRMIEEGRDCEDVITQLAAVSRALDRAGFAIIATGLQHCMADGGQAPGDREQMRARLEKLFLSLA
- a CDS encoding rhodanese-like domain-containing protein: MNTPASLHPVQAAEDLSAYTVIDVRTPGEFAAGHLPGAHNVPLDHLGAALPALKAAAARRTLLMVCASGNRSAAACAQLADADIPATTLTGGTTAWIQQGHRVDRDTTAKATWPMERQVRLAAGSLIVAGLALGTLYPPARWLSAAIGGGLVFSAVTNTCGMAAVLAKLPYNRPRTADLDATLQALGR
- a CDS encoding VOC family protein — translated: MSAIKKFQVTFDCAEPERLARFWCEVLGYVMPPPPEGFTTWDDFNRTLPPEKQGAWSACSDPSGVGPRLYFQRVPEGKIVKNRVHLDVRVGTGLVGDERLATLEAECARLVALGATHVQTLYADGENESCIPMLDIEGNEFCID